In Bifidobacterium sp. ESL0745, one DNA window encodes the following:
- a CDS encoding thioredoxin domain-containing protein → MATGNGHTNDGQEPETTDVDTAGINDENNESDSTQTNADSKTESPQTHEVPDSPSRLARMNSNISQMNDNVKASATQVKEKALELHEKIQKRRVIVVWAILSAILVVVIIIAGTYAFWQSRHGEEYNYQQLQELAQKPKGMSKTGGLPAFKASDYNPKAPSIDLYVDYFCPGCATVEQGFFRPMKDMLAARQVNLYIHPVNFLDNKTKNHYSTRAASAVAYVASHQPERLFDFSTALYDKTYQPSKDHNRDVSDQEIIDQAVKAGVKESIAENSTKGTYNDYVKKATKYTSSRKELYVTMQDQFRFSTPTICINGKMWQYRQLHTLDDVTPTLINSIGLHREQVGNPKVTPAIGPDGEAIPIQQKYL, encoded by the coding sequence ATGGCAACAGGCAACGGTCATACAAATGACGGTCAGGAACCCGAAACGACAGACGTGGATACCGCAGGCATCAATGACGAAAACAACGAATCCGACTCCACGCAGACCAACGCAGACAGCAAAACCGAATCCCCACAGACCCACGAAGTTCCAGATTCCCCGTCACGCCTGGCACGAATGAACAGCAACATCTCACAGATGAACGACAACGTCAAGGCCTCTGCAACGCAAGTGAAGGAAAAGGCTCTCGAACTTCATGAGAAGATACAGAAGCGTCGCGTCATCGTCGTCTGGGCAATCCTTTCGGCGATTCTTGTAGTCGTTATCATCATCGCAGGTACCTACGCTTTCTGGCAGAGCCGGCATGGCGAGGAGTACAACTACCAGCAGCTCCAGGAACTTGCACAGAAGCCCAAAGGCATGAGTAAAACCGGCGGACTTCCCGCATTCAAAGCCAGCGATTACAATCCGAAAGCCCCCAGCATCGATCTTTATGTCGATTACTTCTGCCCCGGCTGTGCGACGGTCGAACAAGGATTCTTCAGACCCATGAAAGACATGCTTGCAGCCAGGCAGGTCAACCTTTATATCCATCCCGTCAACTTCCTGGACAACAAGACGAAAAACCACTATTCCACCCGTGCGGCAAGTGCCGTAGCCTATGTCGCCTCACATCAGCCTGAGCGACTGTTCGATTTCTCCACGGCTTTATACGACAAAACCTATCAACCGAGCAAAGATCACAACCGGGACGTCAGCGACCAGGAAATCATCGACCAGGCCGTCAAAGCCGGGGTGAAAGAAAGCATCGCCGAAAACTCGACAAAGGGCACCTACAACGACTACGTCAAAAAGGCCACGAAGTACACATCAAGCCGCAAGGAACTGTACGTAACCATGCAGGACCAGTTCCGCTTCTCCACTCCCACCATCTGCATCAATGGAAAGATGTGGCAGTACCGCCAGCTCCACACGCTTGACGATGTCACGCCGACCCTGATCAACTCGATAGGACTCCACCGCGAGCAGGTCGGCAACCCCAAGGTCACACCGGCCATAGGCCCAGACGGTGAAGCAATTCCGATACAGCAGAAGTACTTGTAA
- a CDS encoding isochorismatase family protein translates to MSRPALLVIDAQNDYLPGGMFPLANMDKKVERMLAGIEKAKKQGAPVILVQHIADPSVGMAPFFNEGTEGAKIIPEIRAAAPDAPVVIKHYADAFEGTDLLGVLQGLDVNELIIEGMMTQNCVTFTALARPADDFDKVTVLTDASTTATEILHKIAIMALSTRVDLGTVDEIMGE, encoded by the coding sequence ATGAGCAGGCCTGCATTGCTGGTTATTGATGCACAGAATGATTATTTGCCCGGTGGCATGTTCCCCTTGGCAAACATGGACAAAAAGGTGGAACGTATGCTTGCTGGCATCGAAAAGGCGAAAAAACAAGGCGCACCCGTCATCTTGGTTCAGCATATCGCTGACCCGAGCGTCGGCATGGCCCCGTTTTTCAACGAAGGTACCGAAGGTGCAAAGATCATCCCGGAAATCCGTGCCGCGGCGCCGGACGCCCCGGTCGTCATCAAACATTATGCCGACGCTTTTGAGGGGACTGATCTGCTGGGGGTCCTGCAAGGCCTTGATGTCAATGAGCTGATCATTGAAGGCATGATGACCCAGAATTGCGTCACGTTCACGGCTCTGGCACGTCCGGCCGACGATTTCGACAAAGTGACCGTCCTGACCGACGCCTCCACCACCGCTACGGAGATTCTGCATAAAATCGCCATCATGGCGCTTTCGACCAGAGTCGATCTCGGTACGGTTGACGAGATTATGGGCGAGTAA
- a CDS encoding S-ribosylhomocysteine lyase, producing MSKENKPEPESFKLDHTKVKAPYVRFIDTETGEKGDVISNYDLRLVQPNENAIPTGGLHTIEHTIAVLLRERIPGYIDCSPFGCRTGFHLLTWGEHSTEDVAKALKESLEFIAYKATWDDVPATDIKSCGNYRDHSLFTAKEWCKKILDEGISSDPYVRKVV from the coding sequence ATGTCAAAAGAAAACAAGCCGGAACCGGAGAGCTTTAAGCTCGATCACACCAAGGTGAAGGCGCCGTATGTGCGCTTTATCGATACCGAGACGGGCGAGAAGGGCGACGTGATCTCCAATTATGACCTGCGCCTGGTGCAGCCCAACGAGAACGCCATCCCGACCGGCGGCCTGCACACCATCGAGCACACCATCGCGGTGCTGCTGCGCGAGCGCATTCCGGGCTACATCGACTGTTCCCCGTTCGGCTGCCGCACCGGCTTCCACCTGCTGACTTGGGGCGAGCACAGCACCGAGGACGTGGCGAAGGCGCTCAAGGAATCGCTCGAGTTCATCGCCTACAAGGCGACCTGGGACGACGTGCCGGCCACGGACATCAAGAGCTGCGGCAACTACCGCGACCACAGCCTCTTCACCGCCAAGGAATGGTGCAAGAAGATCTTGGACGAGGGCATCAGCTCCGACCCATACGTCCGCAAGGTGGTCTGA
- a CDS encoding type ISP restriction/modification enzyme has translation MTTVDEIFEHIVADSADKREQGTRFEYAVKYFLEHDPAWSEEIRQVWMWDEAPTNVPRRQDTGIDLVALDQDGSYWAIQAKCYSKKTKLSNADVSTFFMAAQADERYHHYMIADTAESYTSNLENFFLLNPKLGVVRLDLDTMRQSNVDWDAFQNGTSAKERTIFELRPHQREAVDAVKEELSKADRCSMIMACGTGKTLTSLRLSEELLGNGHTVLFLAPSISLVSQSMRDWVNQVRDRINVYVVCSDGKASKLKDESYGQITDIPFPATTNAHTVAERFTKKDDALNVIFSTYQSIQVIHDAQEEGLPDFDLTICDEAHRTTGVVDGEGAFQKVHDNNFIHSSKRLYMTATPRIFSEGAKNKANQGAIEIASMDDESKYGKVAYRLSFGKAVDARLLTDYKIVIMQVTEDMMGKPVQDAYSDENSEVQLPDAMKFVGCWKALFDRRHARAINQPSNGGKHSVAVGADDTERVLHHAIAFAPSIKASKALTSNFRAVIDKYTSALPDTEGNEATLEAGHDVHVQFDHVDGTMDAATRHTKLDWLAADTEPNECHVLSNARCLAEGVDVPDLDAVMYLSARSSKIDIIQSVGRVMRKSPGKEYGYIIIPVAVKPGTDPAMALSSDSYKIVWDVVRALRSHDERLDAIINAAALGDTDSLSKIVEVEVLDESKLKKHKPKKPEGPHIGDPDPDEHTKCGDGGESGLIVDAPENHQATQPELDLEMAELAKGINAQIVRKCGTKIYWGEWTDDIADITRHRAAQIAELVDSDKAHGPFMEFVQGLRDSLNSGYSETDAIAVLAQHEVTKPIFETLFTNREVLEGNPIVQGLDRALDSLYAAGLPQDIDNPTLRDLYASVQLSASQLESDDAKQNLIKEIYNEFFTKAFRETADSLGIVYTPVEVVDAQLHMVQRVLQQEFHQSLGTRGVHILDGFAGTGTYLCRLIEDKSLIKDEDLPYKYEHDLHSNEIVPLAATIMDINIEQSYHKRMGGDYKPFPGALLTDTFQMYEQDDPLDLGVFKENTERVKAQKELPIKVIIGNPPYRAGDSENTGNQNTKYSGLDKRVEETYVANSDATLNNSLYDHYIRAFRWASDRIGDSGIVCFVSNGGWLTSASGAGVRRCFSNEFNDIYVYNLRGNARCQGEERRKEKDNVFGAGTRTTITITLLVKNPDSTEKGIIHYLDIGDYLSQDQKLGILRDTVKNNPDWSNLLHQDEDGDWLNHRDTSYSKFIPMGIQEGNKKLPTGLFSTWSAGVKTNRDDWCYNSSQRIVRADMQKTVETYKAELKRWTESDKKEDVKIFLTNDSHKIKWTRELYQGIERGDDAEFNESHIRLSSYRPFFKQWQYLDSQFNNCVYLQPQFFPYSEADNFEICLSHGFTLITDCVPDLHFVGDSQCFSRYWYEKAGSDGILNLDDDTKTDDYGYVRHDSITDQTLKVFQTAYSNSHIAKDDVFYYVYGILHSPEYRERFANNLSKELPRIPLAKDFKAFMKAGRELAQLHLNYETMDKWAVKETGNSTDPGRTIKMSYPNKVKDSETGKKVKDLTVLKVAENLIIEGIPLRAYDYVVNGKSAIGWLIDRYQIRTDKKSGIVNDPNDYSDDPRYIVDLVERVITVSMRTLDIMDSLPPLSELPQIANWPQAWNE, from the coding sequence ATGACTACCGTAGATGAGATTTTCGAACATATAGTTGCAGATTCTGCTGATAAGCGTGAACAGGGAACTCGATTCGAATATGCAGTTAAGTATTTTCTTGAGCATGATCCTGCTTGGTCCGAAGAAATAAGGCAAGTCTGGATGTGGGATGAAGCTCCAACAAACGTACCCCGGCGCCAGGATACGGGTATCGACTTAGTTGCCTTGGACCAAGATGGTTCTTATTGGGCGATTCAAGCGAAATGCTATTCAAAGAAAACCAAACTTTCCAATGCGGATGTATCTACATTCTTTATGGCAGCACAGGCAGATGAGAGATACCACCACTATATGATTGCCGACACCGCGGAATCATATACTTCAAACTTGGAGAATTTCTTCTTGCTTAATCCAAAGCTTGGTGTGGTGAGGCTTGATTTGGACACTATGCGCCAGTCAAATGTAGACTGGGACGCATTTCAAAACGGTACTTCTGCTAAAGAACGCACGATTTTTGAACTGCGGCCACACCAGCGCGAAGCAGTAGATGCAGTCAAGGAAGAATTAAGTAAAGCTGACCGTTGCTCGATGATCATGGCTTGCGGAACAGGCAAGACCCTGACCTCTTTGAGATTGAGCGAAGAACTGCTCGGTAATGGTCATACGGTTCTCTTCCTCGCACCTTCGATTTCGCTGGTTTCCCAGTCGATGCGTGATTGGGTAAATCAGGTTCGTGACCGAATCAATGTTTATGTTGTTTGTTCGGATGGTAAGGCCAGCAAGCTCAAAGATGAGTCATATGGCCAGATAACCGATATCCCGTTCCCGGCAACAACCAATGCTCATACCGTCGCCGAACGTTTTACCAAGAAAGATGATGCACTGAATGTTATTTTTTCGACGTATCAAAGCATTCAAGTCATTCATGACGCCCAAGAAGAAGGTCTGCCTGACTTTGATTTGACGATTTGCGATGAGGCTCATCGAACGACCGGTGTGGTCGATGGCGAAGGCGCTTTCCAAAAAGTGCATGACAATAACTTCATTCATTCTTCTAAGCGTCTGTATATGACGGCGACTCCGCGAATCTTCAGCGAGGGAGCCAAGAATAAGGCAAATCAGGGTGCCATTGAAATTGCGAGTATGGATGACGAAAGTAAATACGGCAAAGTCGCGTACCGTTTGAGCTTTGGTAAGGCCGTAGATGCCAGGTTGCTCACAGATTACAAGATTGTGATCATGCAAGTCACCGAGGACATGATGGGCAAACCCGTGCAGGATGCTTATAGTGATGAAAACTCAGAAGTCCAGCTTCCAGACGCTATGAAATTCGTTGGTTGTTGGAAAGCGCTTTTTGATAGACGGCATGCCAGAGCTATTAATCAGCCATCTAATGGTGGCAAACATTCGGTAGCTGTTGGAGCTGATGACACCGAGCGTGTTCTTCATCATGCCATTGCATTTGCCCCATCGATTAAGGCTTCCAAGGCGTTGACTTCCAACTTCCGCGCGGTTATTGACAAGTACACTTCTGCTTTGCCCGATACAGAAGGGAATGAAGCCACACTTGAAGCCGGGCATGATGTGCATGTGCAGTTCGACCATGTTGATGGAACGATGGATGCCGCAACACGCCATACGAAACTTGACTGGTTGGCTGCCGATACCGAGCCTAACGAATGTCATGTCTTGTCCAATGCAAGATGCCTCGCTGAAGGCGTCGACGTTCCTGATTTGGACGCTGTGATGTACCTTTCGGCCCGCAGCAGCAAAATCGACATCATCCAATCCGTAGGACGCGTGATGCGTAAATCTCCTGGCAAGGAATATGGGTACATCATCATTCCTGTAGCAGTGAAACCTGGTACGGATCCAGCGATGGCGCTTTCCTCGGATTCCTACAAGATTGTTTGGGATGTGGTTCGTGCTCTTCGAAGCCATGATGAGCGGCTTGACGCCATCATCAACGCCGCAGCACTTGGTGATACCGATTCGTTGAGCAAAATTGTGGAGGTTGAGGTTCTTGACGAGTCGAAGCTGAAGAAGCATAAGCCGAAAAAGCCTGAAGGCCCTCATATCGGTGATCCTGACCCGGATGAACATACGAAGTGCGGTGATGGGGGAGAGAGCGGTTTAATTGTCGACGCTCCCGAAAACCATCAAGCAACCCAGCCTGAACTTGATTTGGAGATGGCTGAACTTGCTAAAGGCATTAATGCGCAGATAGTCCGCAAATGTGGAACTAAAATCTACTGGGGCGAATGGACTGACGATATTGCCGATATCACCCGTCACCGTGCCGCTCAGATTGCCGAGCTTGTTGATAGTGACAAGGCTCATGGCCCGTTCATGGAGTTCGTGCAAGGTCTCCGTGACTCGTTGAATTCCGGCTATTCCGAGACAGACGCCATTGCGGTTTTAGCTCAGCATGAGGTTACCAAACCTATTTTCGAGACTCTGTTTACCAATCGTGAGGTGCTCGAAGGCAATCCTATTGTTCAAGGTCTTGATCGGGCGTTGGATTCGCTCTATGCGGCAGGACTTCCTCAGGACATTGACAACCCGACATTGCGCGATTTGTATGCATCGGTTCAGCTTTCGGCCAGTCAGCTTGAAAGCGATGATGCCAAGCAGAACCTTATCAAGGAAATTTACAATGAGTTCTTTACCAAGGCGTTCCGAGAAACGGCCGACAGCCTTGGCATCGTATATACGCCGGTAGAAGTAGTTGACGCCCAGTTGCACATGGTTCAGCGTGTCTTGCAGCAGGAGTTCCATCAATCGCTGGGAACTCGGGGAGTGCATATTCTTGATGGCTTCGCTGGCACGGGTACTTATCTTTGCCGTCTCATCGAAGATAAGAGTCTTATCAAAGATGAAGACTTGCCATACAAATATGAGCATGATTTACATTCCAATGAGATTGTGCCGCTCGCGGCAACGATTATGGATATTAACATCGAGCAGTCCTATCACAAGCGTATGGGTGGCGACTACAAGCCGTTCCCGGGTGCATTGCTGACTGATACGTTCCAGATGTATGAGCAGGATGATCCGCTCGATTTGGGTGTGTTCAAGGAAAACACTGAGCGTGTAAAAGCTCAGAAGGAATTACCTATCAAAGTCATCATCGGCAATCCGCCTTATCGAGCTGGAGATTCAGAAAACACAGGCAATCAGAACACTAAATATTCAGGGCTTGATAAACGGGTTGAAGAGACTTATGTAGCGAATTCCGATGCTACTCTTAATAATTCTTTGTATGACCACTATATCCGTGCTTTCCGTTGGGCAAGTGATCGCATTGGTGATTCAGGAATAGTTTGCTTTGTTTCTAATGGAGGCTGGTTGACTAGTGCTTCTGGAGCTGGAGTTAGACGCTGCTTTAGTAATGAATTTAACGATATCTATGTGTATAACCTGCGGGGCAATGCTAGATGTCAAGGAGAGGAAAGACGAAAAGAAAAAGATAATGTTTTTGGAGCTGGAACGCGCACGACAATTACTATTACTCTGCTAGTAAAGAATCCTGATTCTACAGAAAAAGGAATAATACATTATCTTGATATAGGTGATTATTTGTCGCAAGACCAGAAACTTGGAATACTTCGTGACACAGTTAAGAATAATCCAGACTGGAGCAATCTTCTGCATCAAGATGAAGATGGTGATTGGTTGAATCATCGCGACACGAGCTACTCGAAATTTATTCCAATGGGAATTCAGGAAGGCAACAAGAAATTACCGACTGGTTTGTTCTCTACTTGGTCGGCAGGTGTAAAAACTAATCGAGACGATTGGTGTTATAACTCCAGTCAGCGGATAGTTCGTGCCGACATGCAGAAGACTGTGGAAACCTACAAGGCAGAGCTTAAAAGATGGACTGAGTCAGATAAAAAAGAGGATGTAAAGATATTCCTGACTAATGACAGTCATAAAATCAAGTGGACACGGGAGCTTTATCAGGGCATAGAGCGTGGAGATGATGCAGAATTTAATGAATCGCATATTCGTCTCTCTTCGTATCGTCCATTTTTTAAGCAGTGGCAATATTTGGATTCGCAATTCAACAACTGCGTTTATTTACAGCCGCAGTTTTTCCCATATTCAGAAGCAGACAATTTCGAAATTTGTTTGTCTCATGGATTTACATTGATTACAGATTGCGTTCCTGATTTGCATTTCGTTGGTGACAGCCAATGCTTCTCAAGGTATTGGTATGAAAAGGCCGGAAGTGACGGGATTCTGAATTTAGATGATGATACAAAGACTGACGACTACGGATATGTTCGGCATGATTCGATAACGGATCAAACGCTGAAGGTATTCCAAACGGCTTACTCAAATTCGCATATTGCTAAAGATGATGTTTTTTATTATGTCTATGGAATATTGCATAGTCCTGAATATCGTGAACGTTTTGCCAACAATTTAAGCAAAGAACTTCCACGTATCCCATTGGCCAAGGATTTCAAAGCGTTTATGAAAGCTGGACGTGAGCTTGCTCAGCTTCATTTGAACTATGAGACTATGGATAAATGGGCAGTAAAGGAAACTGGTAATTCTACAGATCCTGGTCGCACGATAAAAATGTCCTATCCTAACAAGGTGAAAGATTCTGAAACCGGCAAGAAAGTCAAGGATTTGACTGTCTTAAAGGTTGCCGAAAATCTCATCATCGAGGGGATACCTCTTCGTGCATACGATTATGTCGTCAACGGCAAGAGTGCGATAGGCTGGCTCATTGACCGTTACCAGATCAGAACCGATAAAAAGAGTGGAATCGTCAATGATCCCAACGATTACAGCGACGACCCACGCTACATCGTCGACCTAGTAGAGCGAGTCATCACCGTCAGCATGAGAACCTTAGACATTATGGATTCCCTCCCCCCACTAAGCGAGCTCCCGCAGATCGCCAACTGGCCTCAGGCGTGGAATGAATAA
- a CDS encoding TraX family protein — protein sequence MKENINVMNVNTANRSGRSGTMTSSGLWSKIRSHRLGLSTFDIKMIGVVLMVVDHIHQMFATQGAPNWLDWFGRPVATLFFFVSVVGFSHTHSKKAYMVRLYVCMVVMAVLDVVLQQVVNYDGAQLVNNIFRDLFIGTIFMAAVDCFEAAFKKQGNKAASGFGAGVRGGDERTGSAHGVMGRNAVAASVDGASVSVQAAMPASRHAGSVTRGFRVKKTVEGVLLLALPFLLSLVLLPFMAQGDGAQTPVMIWVLRVLTAVDPAILLAENTVMVLLIPVMYALRNVKHSLVWQSVAIAVVAVCYAFAGQTQWMMIFAVIPILLYNGAKGRGDKYFFYIFYPAHIAVLYVLASLI from the coding sequence TTGAAAGAGAATATCAACGTCATGAACGTAAACACCGCGAACCGATCCGGCCGGTCCGGTACGATGACATCTTCCGGCTTGTGGAGCAAGATTCGCTCCCATCGCCTGGGGCTTTCGACTTTCGATATCAAGATGATCGGCGTGGTGCTGATGGTGGTGGACCACATCCATCAGATGTTCGCCACGCAGGGCGCACCGAACTGGCTCGACTGGTTCGGCAGACCCGTAGCCACGCTGTTCTTCTTCGTCAGCGTCGTCGGCTTCTCGCACACGCATAGCAAAAAGGCCTATATGGTACGGCTTTACGTGTGCATGGTCGTGATGGCCGTGCTTGATGTGGTGTTGCAGCAGGTGGTCAATTATGACGGTGCGCAGCTGGTCAACAACATCTTCCGAGACCTGTTCATCGGCACGATTTTCATGGCCGCTGTCGATTGTTTCGAGGCGGCGTTCAAGAAGCAGGGGAACAAGGCCGCTTCTGGATTCGGCGCGGGTGTACGTGGCGGTGACGAGCGCACTGGTTCGGCACATGGTGTCATGGGCCGCAACGCTGTTGCCGCCAGTGTCGATGGCGCTTCTGTTTCCGTACAGGCTGCAATGCCCGCAAGCAGGCATGCCGGAAGTGTAACCCGTGGTTTCCGTGTCAAAAAGACTGTCGAGGGCGTACTTCTGCTTGCGTTGCCGTTCCTGCTTTCGCTGGTGCTGCTGCCATTCATGGCTCAGGGTGATGGAGCGCAAACCCCGGTGATGATTTGGGTTCTGCGCGTGCTCACTGCCGTCGATCCGGCGATTCTGCTCGCCGAAAACACCGTCATGGTGCTGCTTATCCCGGTGATGTATGCCTTACGTAACGTCAAGCACAGCTTGGTCTGGCAGAGTGTGGCCATTGCGGTGGTCGCGGTGTGCTACGCGTTCGCCGGGCAGACCCAGTGGATGATGATTTTCGCTGTCATTCCGATCCTGCTTTACAACGGTGCGAAGGGCCGTGGCGACAAGTACTTCTTCTATATCTTCTATCCCGCGCATATCGCTGTGCTGTATGTGCTGGCGAGCCTGATCTAG
- a CDS encoding N-acetyltransferase, protein MSGQQSGEHIRKATQADFEAIQRNFDRARKLMARNGNPTQWGTTWPPAELVQKDIDGGNAFLLVDNKGENGSERILAQFAMFTGLEPTYAEIEGKWLDDDDYATMHRLAASGLKHHSAKTCLDWAVEQYGNVRCDTHPDNKAMQHVFEADGFQRCGLIHVMNITDKPDVRVAYQRHDH, encoded by the coding sequence ATGAGCGGGCAGCAGTCGGGCGAACATATTCGGAAGGCGACGCAGGCGGATTTCGAAGCGATCCAACGCAACTTTGACCGTGCGCGCAAGCTCATGGCGCGCAACGGCAACCCGACGCAATGGGGCACGACCTGGCCACCGGCCGAACTTGTCCAGAAGGACATCGACGGCGGCAACGCGTTTCTCTTGGTGGACAACAAGGGCGAAAACGGCTCGGAACGCATTCTCGCCCAGTTCGCCATGTTCACGGGGCTGGAACCGACCTACGCCGAAATCGAAGGCAAGTGGCTTGACGACGACGATTACGCGACGATGCACCGTCTCGCGGCTTCCGGGCTCAAGCATCACAGCGCCAAGACCTGCCTCGATTGGGCGGTCGAACAATACGGCAATGTGCGCTGCGACACGCATCCCGACAACAAGGCCATGCAGCACGTCTTCGAGGCCGACGGCTTCCAGCGTTGCGGGCTGATCCACGTCATGAACATCACCGACAAGCCCGACGTGCGCGTCGCCTACCAGCGTCACGATCATTGA
- a CDS encoding thioredoxin domain-containing protein, which translates to MQTPHKSAYDTQAKQRHDARATKAAAEAEAATIAARERRQQTLIGAIVMLVIVALISVIGVTGWNQHVKSVRIKNQTASAAYQELQEVAQKPVNATDKAGLYACKKAKLNAKAPTVEIYLDFLCPSCGELNRTLDSTLERMNKARQINIEVHPVTFLDGNSNDHYSLRTASAAAYIADNDPDHLMGFVSQLFAKDFQPSETSYKPVSDDQIICQAVKAGVNKTTATKAMQGTYIEYMGKASTYTTLHRPELCDTVTHPEGNTFSTPLIRVNGSVWSLSGINYDDLVAHFEHSLGIKSKDVGKGKVLPSIGANEKPRKV; encoded by the coding sequence ATGCAGACGCCTCATAAATCGGCCTACGATACCCAAGCCAAACAAAGGCACGATGCCCGAGCAACCAAGGCGGCGGCCGAGGCCGAAGCCGCCACAATCGCAGCCCGGGAACGGCGCCAACAGACACTGATCGGTGCCATCGTAATGCTGGTCATCGTGGCATTGATATCGGTGATCGGCGTGACCGGGTGGAACCAACACGTCAAATCCGTGCGTATCAAGAACCAGACCGCTTCCGCAGCCTACCAAGAACTCCAGGAAGTGGCGCAGAAGCCCGTCAACGCCACAGACAAGGCCGGGTTATACGCCTGCAAGAAAGCCAAGCTCAACGCCAAAGCACCCACCGTGGAAATCTATCTGGACTTCCTGTGCCCCTCCTGCGGAGAACTCAACCGCACGCTGGATTCCACACTGGAGAGGATGAACAAGGCGCGCCAAATCAACATCGAAGTGCACCCGGTCACATTCCTTGATGGCAACTCAAACGACCATTACTCATTGAGAACAGCGAGCGCAGCCGCCTACATCGCCGACAACGACCCCGATCACCTGATGGGTTTCGTCTCCCAACTGTTCGCCAAAGATTTCCAGCCCAGCGAAACGTCCTACAAGCCGGTCAGCGACGACCAGATCATCTGTCAAGCCGTCAAGGCCGGTGTGAACAAGACGACGGCTACCAAGGCGATGCAAGGCACATATATCGAATACATGGGCAAAGCAAGCACATACACAACCCTTCATCGCCCGGAACTCTGCGATACCGTCACCCATCCTGAAGGTAATACCTTCAGCACCCCACTGATTCGCGTCAACGGATCCGTCTGGTCATTAAGCGGCATCAATTACGACGACCTTGTCGCACACTTCGAACACAGCCTTGGCATCAAATCGAAAGATGTAGGCAAAGGCAAGGTTTTACCTTCCATCGGAGCAAACGAGAAGCCCAGGAAGGTCTAA
- a CDS encoding DsbA family protein — MDKLEKRFPSDTGESQEPPVLPSTESISNSGPDSPYKASTVSRKPIIITIIAAVVAVVLALVIGINVGIGIGVKRAPKSSTPKLPTTRAEAYSAMEKVPDKPRNSTNNAGFPAFAKDERNTDAPTVEFYTDFLCPYCGNVARALVPTLEKLQEARQINLEIHPLNLYDTPSTDRYSVRAANAVAYVSEHDPSHVTAFVGTMFEKDFQPDAIHFKDVSDDDIAQQAIKAGVDEKVAEEAVKAPYANYISKATLYDTMRKELFVDMNGSKGLFPPTIRINGKIDPIATSDNDENIVAQFTNKLGIKPSDIGNPKVMPTIGGDSSAGF, encoded by the coding sequence ATGGACAAGCTCGAAAAACGTTTCCCGTCAGACACCGGTGAAAGTCAGGAGCCGCCCGTACTTCCATCGACCGAAAGCATTTCGAACAGCGGACCTGACTCACCATACAAAGCCAGCACCGTTTCCCGCAAACCAATCATCATTACCATCATCGCAGCTGTGGTAGCCGTAGTGCTGGCTCTGGTTATCGGCATTAACGTCGGCATCGGAATCGGTGTCAAGCGGGCACCGAAGTCCAGTACCCCCAAACTACCGACAACGCGGGCCGAGGCGTATTCCGCGATGGAAAAGGTGCCCGACAAACCGAGGAACTCGACCAACAACGCCGGTTTCCCCGCCTTCGCAAAAGATGAACGCAACACGGATGCACCGACCGTCGAGTTCTATACGGATTTCCTTTGCCCCTACTGCGGAAACGTCGCACGGGCGTTGGTTCCAACTCTTGAAAAACTTCAGGAAGCGCGGCAGATCAATCTTGAAATCCACCCGCTCAATCTTTACGACACGCCATCCACGGATCGTTATTCCGTCAGAGCCGCGAACGCTGTCGCATACGTCTCCGAACACGACCCAAGCCATGTGACAGCCTTCGTCGGAACAATGTTCGAGAAGGATTTCCAACCAGATGCCATTCATTTCAAAGACGTCAGTGACGACGATATCGCCCAGCAGGCAATCAAGGCCGGCGTCGATGAGAAGGTCGCCGAGGAAGCGGTAAAGGCTCCCTACGCCAACTACATCAGCAAGGCAACATTATATGACACCATGCGTAAAGAGCTTTTTGTCGATATGAACGGCAGCAAGGGGCTTTTCCCACCGACAATCCGCATCAACGGCAAGATCGACCCAATCGCCACCTCGGACAACGACGAGAATATAGTTGCGCAATTCACCAATAAGCTTGGCATTAAACCATCGGATATCGGAAACCCAAAGGTCATGCCAACAATCGGTGGCGATTCTTCGGCCGGCTTCTAG